The DNA sequence CCTCCTCGACCGGATTCAAAACCAAAACCGTATCCCTGCTCTCCCCGCACTCATCGAAGCCCGCGCCCAAGCTCCTTGAGTGCTCTGTACCCTGTGCGATCCTACCCTCCTCTCCTCGCCACCACCTTTTGAGAAGTTACCGCCGCCCAAGGGTCGCCCGAGGATTTCGGACTTGGCGGATGACGACGCGGGCAGCAACGCTTCGCGGCTGTCTTCCGCGGTGATCGTGGCGCCCTCGGACCAGATCACGGCGCGCCGAAGCGTGTTGAGAAGCTCGCGAACATTGCCTGGCCAGGGGTGGGCGAGAAGAAGGTTTCTTGCGCCGGCAGAAAGTTTCTTCTCTTCGAAGCCGGACTCCTCGGTAGCCTCCTTGTTGACTTGCTCGAGCAGGTGGTCGACCAGCATGCCCAGATCGCCGGTGCGGTCACGGAGCGGCGGGATCTTGAGAACGGCTACCGCCAATCGGTAGAAGAGGTCCTCCCGGAAGCGGCCTGCAGCGATCTCCTCCGAGAGCGTCCGATTGGTGGCGGCGATGATCCGAACGTCCACCCTGGCCGCCTTCGTGGAACCGAGGCGAACGACCTCGCCTTCTTGAAGGACTCGGAGCAGCTTCACCTGTGCGGGCCCTGGAAGCTCTCCGAGCTCGTCGAGGAATAGCGTGCCGCCGTCGGCGGCCTCGAAGTAGCCCTTCCGCGCCTGGTTCGCGCCAGTGAACGCTCCCTTCTCGTGGCCGAAGAGCTCCGACTCCACCAGGTTGCCGGGGATGGCGCCGCAGTTGACGGGCACGAAGGCCCGGTCGCGACGCGAGCTGGCGCGATGAATTGCACGAGCAAGCATCTCTTGGCCGGTGCCCGATTCGCCTTCTATGAGGACGGGAACGTTTCGGACGGCTACGCGGCGGGCTCGCTGGATCAGGCGGGCCATCACGCGGCTGCGATGAATGATGTCGGCGAACTCGGGGGCATCCGGTGGCGCGGCGGCGCTGCGCTGTCGGAGCCGCTCGTCCTGCTCGCGAAGCAGGTCAGGGATGAAGTCCGCCGAGATGTCGAAGGGCACGGATGCCGTGCGCAGGCCGTGCTCTCTCGACGACTCGACCAACTCAGCGGGGAAGCGGGTCTTGCCGAGCAAGATCCAGACGGCCGCCATCGCTGGCGTCCCTGGGCTGAGGTGGAACGTGAGGCGCACGTTTCCCGACCGGTCGCTGACGTGCTGCTGAACGCCGCGCACCGCCGCCTCGTAGATCTCACCGAACTCCGTCGGGCCGCTGAGGGGTTCGTAGACGACGGCGACCGACGCCTTGGTCCGCGATTTCAGCCATTCGAGGTAGGGCTCGACCTGCTCGCGGTCGTAGTCCGAGAGCAGCCGGACGTCGTCAAACTCCCTCGCATCGAGGGCTTGAGCGATCGGCCCCACGCCCACGGCGTCGCTCTCCGTAGGCGCTCGAAGGTCGGTCCTGCCGACCCAGGCGAAGAGAACCCGGCGCATGGCCCGGATCTCTACAAAAAAGTTTACGCTAACACAACACTTCTTGTGTCTCTGCGGCGGGCACGTCTGAAAATCATTGGATTTCGGCCTTTCACGTCCAGGGCATGCGCTGGCACGACTCGTGAAAAGTGACCGGGACATGACCAGCACCGCCCACGAAGCCCAGCTCACCGTCAACGTCCTCGCCAGCGCGGACATCGTCGCCGCCGAGATTCGAGATGCCCGCCCCGACGCGGTGCACATCTTCGGCGAGCTGTCGGAGCGCCAGCGGGAGCAGCTCGCCCACGACGCGTGGTCCATCGGGCTTCGGGCGCTGGCGAACGCCCACTCGCAGGCCCAGGAGGCACGCCTCCAAGACGTGGGCTCGGCGCTGCTGGACGACATCGATCGTCAACTCAAGGCGCATGTCG is a window from the Pseudomonadota bacterium genome containing:
- a CDS encoding sigma-54 dependent transcriptional regulator — its product is MRRVLFAWVGRTDLRAPTESDAVGVGPIAQALDAREFDDVRLLSDYDREQVEPYLEWLKSRTKASVAVVYEPLSGPTEFGEIYEAAVRGVQQHVSDRSGNVRLTFHLSPGTPAMAAVWILLGKTRFPAELVESSREHGLRTASVPFDISADFIPDLLREQDERLRQRSAAAPPDAPEFADIIHRSRVMARLIQRARRVAVRNVPVLIEGESGTGQEMLARAIHRASSRRDRAFVPVNCGAIPGNLVESELFGHEKGAFTGANQARKGYFEAADGGTLFLDELGELPGPAQVKLLRVLQEGEVVRLGSTKAARVDVRIIAATNRTLSEEIAAGRFREDLFYRLAVAVLKIPPLRDRTGDLGMLVDHLLEQVNKEATEESGFEEKKLSAGARNLLLAHPWPGNVRELLNTLRRAVIWSEGATITAEDSREALLPASSSAKSEILGRPLGGGNFSKGGGEERRVGSHRVQSTQGAWARASMSAGRAGIRFWF